The Herminiimonas arsenitoxidans sequence GTCTTCCATCGGTTTGCATCAAGGACGTTTGTCCGGCATGCATTTCGATATGGCCTTGTTCACCAATTTCACCCGCGATCATCTGGATTATCACGGCGACATGGCTGCTTATGAAGAAGCCAAGGCGATGCTGTTCGACTGGCCGGGTTTGCGTCATGCGGTGATCAATCTGGACGATGCGATGGGCATGCGTCTGGTTGATCGTTTGAAACGCACACAGGCAAATACCGGCATCACCGGTTATACCTTGTCGAATCAAAAAGTGGACGGCATTGCCATGCTGCGTGCCACCGATGTTCGCAGCAACCAAAACGGCACCGTATTCCAACTGGAATCCGAGTTTGGCAACGTACAAGTTAAAACGCAGTTGGTTGGCCAATTCAATGTCAGCAATGTGCTGGGCATTATCGGCATCCTGCTGGCAAAAGACGTTGCCTTGAGCAATGCTATTGCAGCCATCGAAGCGTTGACAGCGGTGCCAGGTCGTATGCAACAACTAGGCGGCGGCGAAGCACCATTGGTTGTGATCGATTACGCGCACACACCGGACGCTCTGGAAAAAACTCTGGCGACCTTGCGCAATGTCGCCAACGATAGAAGCGGTGAATTGTGGTGCGTCTTTGGTTGCGGTGGTGATCGCGATCCGGGCAAGCGTCCGCAAATGGGTAAAGCGGCATTGGCCGCCGATCACGTGATCGTCACAACAGACAATCCACGCTACGAAGAACCTGCCGACATCATCGCCAGCATTGTTGCTGGTATGGATGGTGCAAAACAGGCGCCGCACATCATTGAAGATCGTGCGACCGCAATTTTGTGGGCCGGTCGACATGCGGCGAAACAAGATGTCATTTTGCTGGCTGGCAAAGGACATGAAGCGTATCAAGAAGTGAAGGGTAGAAAATTACCTTTCCTTGATGCTGATCACGCTGCACTGGCTTTGTCTACACGCGTCATGCAGGGAGCGAACTGATGAAATCCTCATTAGCCCAACTCCAATCCGCCCTTAAAGGTGCGCGCATGACGGTTGATGCTGCATTCGACGGCGTGTCGACTGATAGCCGCGGCGTTGCTGCCGGCAATCTGTTCGTTGCCTTGCGCGGCGAACGTTTCGATGCGCATGACTTTTTATCGAAGGTTGCAGAACGCAAGGTGGCAGCAGTAGTGGCGGAAGAAATTCCAGCCGGATTGAACGTGCCTGCATTGATAGTGCCGAATACGCGTCTCGCACTCGGTGAAATCGCACATTACTGGCGTCAACAATTCAGTTTGCCGCTGATAGGCGTTACCGGTAGCAATGGCAAGACCACAGTCAAGGAAATGATCGCAGCGATTCTGGATGCAGCTTTTGGTGCAGACAACTATCTGGCAACGCGCGGCAACTTCAATAACGACATTGGTGTGCCACTGACCTTGATGCGTTTGGATGCTGCAAGCAAAGCTGCGGTGATTGAACTGGGTATGAACCATCCGGGCGAAATCGCCGTGCTGTCTGCTATTGCGCAACCAACAGTAGGACTGGTGAATAACGCACAGCGCGAACATCAGGAATTCATGGAAAGCGTGGAAGCTGTCGCCAAGGAAAATGGTGCAGTACTCGCCAACTTGCCGGCTGATGGTACTGCCGTGTTCCCCGCAGATGATGAATTTACGCCGCTGTGGCGTGACTACGCAGCGCAGCGCAAGACATTGACTTTCGGTTTTTCAGACGATGCCGATGTACGTTGCACTTATACCGCCAATGTTTTCGGCAACGATATGTTGGTAACTGCAGGAAAACAGCAATTCGCCATCGCCTTGTCGGCGGCTGGTGTGCATAACGTGCGCAATGCCTTGGCTGCGATTGCCTGCACCTTGGCTATCGGTATTGCGCCGGATGCAATCGTGCGCGGCTTGCAAGCTTTTGCGCCGGTCAGTGGTCGCTTGCAGCGCAAGATCTCGCCTAATGGCGCATTGGTGATCGACGACACCTACAACGCAAATCCAGATTCTGTACGTGCTGCGATCGATGTGCTGGCGCAAATGGCTGCACCGCGGATTCTGGTGCTGGGCGATATGGGTGAAGTCGGTAATGACGGTCGCCAATATCACGAAGAAATCGGTGCTTATGCACGCGCAAATGGAATTGAACACGTACTCACGCTGGGCGATCTGGCTCGTCATACGACTAGCGCCTTTGGTACGCACGCAAGTCATTACGACAGCGTAGAAAAATTAAACGATGCACTTGCAGCGATCTTTGCTGCAGATGCGACGGTGCTGGTAAAGGGATCTCGCTTCATGAAGATGGAACGTGTGGTTCAGCATCTACTCGGACAACAAACTCAGGAAGCTCACTAATATGCTGCTCTGGCTAGCACAACATTTTCAAGATGAAATCGGACCATTACGTGTCTTTAATTTCATTACCTTTCGCGCGGTATTCGCGACATTGACGGCGCTCGCCATCGGCTTGTTCTTCGGCCCGGCCGTGATCCGCATGCTGACACGTCTGAAAGTTGGACAAGCAGTGCGTACCGATGG is a genomic window containing:
- a CDS encoding UDP-N-acetylmuramoyl-L-alanyl-D-glutamate--2,6-diaminopimelate ligase translates to MSALTMTALTTILDWLKTNAPRAELASDSRSIAVGDVFVAYPGDEADGRTYIPNAIERGAQAILYEAADCEWHADWNVPHLAVDNLKAHAGEIAAAYYAHPDQSMFTVAITGTNGKTSCAQWLGNALSRLGQPTAVIGTLGVGIFTNGGHGAFDATGYTTPDAVLLQRSLVNVRNLGATALAIEASSIGLHQGRLSGMHFDMALFTNFTRDHLDYHGDMAAYEEAKAMLFDWPGLRHAVINLDDAMGMRLVDRLKRTQANTGITGYTLSNQKVDGIAMLRATDVRSNQNGTVFQLESEFGNVQVKTQLVGQFNVSNVLGIIGILLAKDVALSNAIAAIEALTAVPGRMQQLGGGEAPLVVIDYAHTPDALEKTLATLRNVANDRSGELWCVFGCGGDRDPGKRPQMGKAALAADHVIVTTDNPRYEEPADIIASIVAGMDGAKQAPHIIEDRATAILWAGRHAAKQDVILLAGKGHEAYQEVKGRKLPFLDADHAALALSTRVMQGAN
- a CDS encoding UDP-N-acetylmuramoyl-tripeptide--D-alanyl-D-alanine ligase, whose amino-acid sequence is MKSSLAQLQSALKGARMTVDAAFDGVSTDSRGVAAGNLFVALRGERFDAHDFLSKVAERKVAAVVAEEIPAGLNVPALIVPNTRLALGEIAHYWRQQFSLPLIGVTGSNGKTTVKEMIAAILDAAFGADNYLATRGNFNNDIGVPLTLMRLDAASKAAVIELGMNHPGEIAVLSAIAQPTVGLVNNAQREHQEFMESVEAVAKENGAVLANLPADGTAVFPADDEFTPLWRDYAAQRKTLTFGFSDDADVRCTYTANVFGNDMLVTAGKQQFAIALSAAGVHNVRNALAAIACTLAIGIAPDAIVRGLQAFAPVSGRLQRKISPNGALVIDDTYNANPDSVRAAIDVLAQMAAPRILVLGDMGEVGNDGRQYHEEIGAYARANGIEHVLTLGDLARHTTSAFGTHASHYDSVEKLNDALAAIFAADATVLVKGSRFMKMERVVQHLLGQQTQEAH